From Salinibacterium sp. ZJ450, one genomic window encodes:
- a CDS encoding ABC transporter ATP-binding protein, which translates to MSREPIGATELLRLDGVAMHYGKGETSVTALAGIDLTVKRGELVAVMGASGSGKSTLLTIAGGLVTPTSGEVIVDGQWLSDASSKQVAALRRRSLGFVFQDFNLIPALTALENVALPLELDGWKTGKARRAALDALSLVELTDRASHYPDDLSGGQQQRVAIARAVVGGRALILADEPTGALDSATGEIVLRMLRSRVDAGAGGILVTHDARHAAWADRIIFLRDGRIIDESRQSSPDSLLDGALA; encoded by the coding sequence ATGAGCCGCGAACCGATCGGCGCGACCGAGCTGCTGCGACTGGACGGGGTGGCCATGCACTACGGCAAGGGCGAAACCTCGGTCACCGCCCTTGCCGGGATCGACCTAACCGTAAAACGCGGCGAACTTGTCGCCGTGATGGGCGCATCCGGCAGCGGTAAGTCGACCCTGCTGACCATCGCCGGGGGCCTGGTCACCCCGACCAGCGGTGAGGTCATCGTGGACGGGCAGTGGCTGAGCGACGCGTCATCGAAGCAGGTGGCCGCGCTGCGTCGCCGGAGCCTCGGGTTCGTGTTCCAAGACTTCAACCTGATCCCCGCGCTGACCGCGTTAGAGAACGTTGCGCTGCCGCTGGAACTCGACGGGTGGAAGACGGGCAAGGCCCGCCGTGCCGCGCTTGACGCACTCAGCCTGGTCGAGCTCACTGATCGGGCCAGCCACTACCCGGACGACCTGTCCGGCGGGCAGCAGCAGCGGGTCGCGATCGCCCGCGCCGTGGTCGGGGGGCGAGCGCTGATCCTCGCCGACGAGCCGACGGGGGCGTTGGACAGCGCGACCGGTGAGATCGTGTTGCGGATGCTGCGCTCCCGTGTCGACGCGGGAGCCGGCGGCATCCTCGTCACCCACGATGCTCGGCATGCGGCGTGGGCCGATCGGATCATTTTCTTGCGCGACGGGCGAATCATTGACGAATCCCGACAAAGCTCGCCGGACTCGCTGCTCGACGGAGCACTCGCGTGA
- a CDS encoding PadR family transcriptional regulator has protein sequence MSVRQSLLAILDQGPSYGYQLRAEFERRTGSTWPLNVGQIYNTLDRLERDGMVVKGDTDAEGHVFYNITHAGHTEAIAWLHSPVPRSTTTKDELAIKLAIAITLPGVEITDIIQTQRVSTLKTLQELTRAKAGGGDPATTEDLAWQLVIDSMIFQTEAEVRWLDHTEARLARATKAGVVTAVPIAEIPKKGRPSKDGASTVSEVTR, from the coding sequence ATGTCCGTTCGTCAGAGCCTTCTCGCCATCCTCGACCAGGGGCCCAGTTACGGGTACCAGTTGCGGGCGGAGTTTGAGCGCCGTACCGGATCGACGTGGCCGCTAAACGTTGGGCAGATTTACAACACGCTGGACCGTTTGGAGCGCGACGGCATGGTGGTGAAGGGTGACACGGATGCCGAGGGTCACGTGTTCTACAACATCACCCACGCCGGCCACACCGAGGCGATCGCCTGGCTGCACTCGCCCGTGCCGCGATCGACCACGACCAAGGACGAGCTGGCGATTAAGCTGGCCATCGCAATCACCCTGCCCGGTGTGGAGATCACCGACATCATCCAGACGCAGCGAGTCTCAACATTGAAGACGCTGCAGGAGCTGACTCGGGCGAAGGCGGGCGGCGGCGACCCGGCAACAACCGAGGACCTGGCCTGGCAGCTGGTGATCGACTCGATGATCTTCCAGACCGAAGCCGAGGTGCGCTGGCTCGACCACACCGAGGCACGACTGGCCCGAGCGACCAAGGCAGGCGTCGTCACCGCGGTCCCAATCGCGGAGATCCCGAAAAAGGGCCGTCCTAGCAAAGACGGCGCGAGCACCGTCTCGGAGGTAACCCGATGA
- a CDS encoding RNA polymerase sigma factor: MTRGNSAAGDRLTDVLAGASADLLAYCRRRAAPEDAADLLAETMVTAWRRVELLPSDPEQARMWLFGIARNMLLNADRADRRRSRLADRMRSLLTTDAQMSAPPADAGSEVLDAIARLEPELAELVRLVHWDGFSLAQAAELTGIPAPTARGRYHRAKEALRAALGVTVHD, encoded by the coding sequence GTGACCCGCGGCAACAGCGCGGCTGGGGATCGGCTCACCGACGTGCTGGCAGGTGCGTCTGCGGATCTGCTGGCCTACTGCCGGCGGCGAGCAGCCCCGGAGGACGCCGCGGATTTACTGGCCGAGACGATGGTCACCGCCTGGCGACGCGTCGAGCTGCTGCCGTCCGATCCGGAGCAGGCGCGCATGTGGCTGTTTGGGATCGCCCGCAACATGCTGCTGAACGCCGACCGCGCCGACCGCCGCCGCAGTCGACTGGCCGACCGGATGCGAAGCCTGCTGACCACGGATGCGCAGATGTCAGCCCCGCCGGCCGATGCCGGCTCGGAGGTGCTGGACGCGATCGCACGCCTCGAACCCGAGCTGGCCGAACTGGTCCGGCTCGTGCACTGGGACGGATTCAGCCTCGCCCAAGCCGCTGAACTCACCGGTATCCCGGCCCCGACAGCACGCGGACGCTACCACCGGGCCAAGGAGGCACTTCGGGCAGCCTTGGGGGTCACGGTCCACGACTAA
- a CDS encoding recombinase family protein: MNGLLIGYARVSTNEQDLTAQQNALEHLGVQPNLIYTDHGLTGTNRARPGLREALAACRSGDTLVVAKLDRLARSLRDAKDIVDELTAKDVKLSIGGSVHDPNDAVGRLLFNVLAMVAEFESDLIRARTREGMQVAKAKGRLRGKQPKPSNPQQKHLMEVYNAGTHTTAELAELFNVARSTVHRTVQRQQHGH, from the coding sequence ATGAATGGACTACTCATCGGATACGCACGCGTGTCCACGAATGAACAGGACCTAACCGCCCAACAAAACGCCTTGGAGCATCTGGGCGTTCAACCGAACCTGATCTACACCGATCACGGGCTCACCGGAACCAACAGAGCACGGCCTGGGTTGCGGGAAGCCTTGGCCGCGTGTCGAAGTGGCGACACCCTCGTCGTGGCAAAGCTCGACCGGCTTGCGCGTTCGCTTCGTGATGCGAAGGACATCGTTGACGAGCTCACGGCGAAGGATGTGAAGTTGAGCATCGGCGGCTCGGTCCATGACCCGAACGACGCGGTGGGTCGTCTGCTCTTCAACGTCCTGGCGATGGTCGCCGAGTTCGAATCCGATCTCATCCGGGCTCGCACTCGGGAGGGCATGCAGGTCGCCAAAGCGAAAGGTCGGCTTCGCGGCAAACAGCCCAAGCCTTCTAACCCGCAGCAGAAACACCTGATGGAGGTATACAACGCGGGGACTCACACGACTGCGGAACTAGCCGAGCTGTTCAACGTGGCCCGATCCACCGTGCATCGAACAGTCCAACGACAGCAGCACGGACACTGA
- a CDS encoding protein kinase encodes MSLEGDARPDELLSGRYRLGDLLGSGGTASVFRAHDTLTGDTVAVKVLHPRLSHDEPAREAFFAEAMAVAGLAHPNIVRVHAVGVHDAGGVELAWIAEDLAAGVSLSEHLEQVHGVSIPQALVIAEGVLWALTVAHESGLVHRDLSPGNVMVDVEPDGAITVDGVRLVDFGLADAAGRTALGSNPLRVPGDTAGELIIGNAHYLSPEQARGEPVDERGDVYQAGAVLYTLLTGQVPYPRSSIDETVRAHASAPPPVPSATRDGVPREVDRIVVKAMATAVRERYQHSSAMLEAVRAAQARYPMAAGAEPAPATAGALASAEPTMTRVLPVATLGDSPLPSEARTVVLSALPPASDDTIPVDPMFSTGRLSPADSGDTTAARRPGPLVPYRPSWGAIAGAAGAIAIIGLLSWGVIAYQLGQDAPPAIADPGPEPTAETSAPPVTSLPTRSPAPTSTATAEPEPVLTPIPDVAGLTLAVATRLLGESGFTRGQVIPRDSIELRDVVLGSEPAPGTSLAPGSGVNLVVASGNNLVPAVAGMSYQQAVQALRAAGFAASPTSVSDVPSGATITGTSPASGASLPLGNAVSITFTVPTPSPTPTAPPTEPPVPPEEPE; translated from the coding sequence ATGAGTCTTGAGGGCGACGCTCGACCGGATGAGCTGCTCAGCGGACGTTACCGGCTCGGTGACTTGCTCGGCAGCGGCGGCACGGCATCCGTGTTCCGCGCCCATGACACGCTGACCGGCGACACGGTCGCGGTCAAGGTGCTGCACCCGCGCCTGTCGCACGACGAACCGGCGCGGGAGGCGTTCTTCGCCGAGGCGATGGCGGTCGCCGGCCTGGCGCACCCGAACATCGTGCGCGTGCACGCGGTCGGCGTGCACGACGCCGGCGGCGTCGAACTCGCCTGGATCGCCGAAGACCTCGCGGCCGGGGTGAGCCTCAGCGAGCACCTCGAGCAGGTGCACGGGGTATCGATTCCGCAGGCGCTCGTCATTGCCGAGGGCGTGCTGTGGGCGTTGACGGTGGCGCATGAGTCCGGATTGGTGCACCGCGACCTGTCGCCGGGCAATGTCATGGTCGATGTCGAACCCGACGGAGCAATCACCGTCGACGGGGTGCGCCTGGTCGATTTCGGACTCGCGGATGCCGCAGGGCGAACCGCACTCGGCAGCAACCCGCTGCGCGTTCCCGGCGACACCGCCGGCGAACTCATTATCGGCAACGCCCACTATCTCTCGCCCGAGCAGGCTCGCGGCGAACCGGTCGACGAGCGCGGTGACGTCTACCAGGCGGGCGCGGTGCTGTACACGCTGCTCACCGGGCAGGTTCCCTACCCGCGCAGCAGCATTGACGAAACCGTGCGCGCGCACGCGTCGGCCCCGCCGCCGGTGCCGTCGGCGACCCGAGATGGCGTCCCGCGCGAGGTCGACCGGATCGTCGTGAAGGCGATGGCGACGGCAGTGCGCGAGCGCTACCAACACTCGTCTGCAATGCTCGAAGCGGTGCGCGCGGCGCAGGCTCGGTACCCAATGGCTGCTGGCGCCGAACCCGCGCCCGCCACCGCCGGCGCACTCGCCTCCGCCGAGCCAACGATGACCAGGGTGCTGCCCGTCGCCACGCTCGGTGACAGCCCGCTGCCGAGCGAGGCGCGGACGGTTGTGCTCAGCGCCCTGCCGCCGGCATCCGACGACACGATTCCGGTCGACCCCATGTTCAGCACCGGCCGTCTGTCGCCCGCTGACTCGGGGGACACGACCGCCGCTCGCCGCCCGGGACCGCTCGTGCCCTATCGGCCGAGCTGGGGCGCAATCGCCGGGGCCGCTGGCGCTATCGCCATCATCGGACTGCTCAGCTGGGGCGTGATCGCCTACCAACTGGGGCAAGACGCCCCGCCGGCGATCGCTGACCCCGGCCCGGAACCCACGGCCGAGACATCCGCCCCGCCCGTGACGTCTCTGCCGACCCGGTCGCCGGCGCCGACGTCAACCGCGACGGCCGAGCCAGAGCCGGTGCTGACGCCGATTCCGGATGTCGCGGGTCTGACACTGGCGGTCGCCACGCGCCTGCTCGGCGAGAGCGGCTTCACCCGCGGGCAGGTGATCCCGCGGGACTCGATCGAGCTGCGCGATGTTGTGCTCGGCAGCGAACCCGCGCCGGGAACCAGCCTCGCGCCGGGGTCCGGCGTGAACCTCGTGGTCGCGTCCGGAAACAACCTCGTGCCCGCGGTCGCCGGGATGAGCTACCAGCAGGCCGTTCAGGCGCTGCGGGCGGCGGGGTTTGCCGCATCGCCGACGTCGGTCTCCGATGTGCCTTCGGGGGCGACCATCACGGGCACCAGCCCAGCCAGCGGTGCCAGCCTTCCGCTCGGGAACGCCGTGAGCATCACCTTCACCGTACCGACCCCGTCGCCCACGCCGACCGCACCGCCGACCGAACCACCTGTTCCACCCGAGGAGCCGGAATGA
- the pstB gene encoding phosphate ABC transporter ATP-binding protein PstB yields the protein MHAPTTTVTATQPLASLQARDISAWFGDHKVLDRVSLTMEAGQVTALIGPSGCGKSTFLRILNRMHELVPSASLAGEVLIDGEDIYDASKKLTDARRNIGMVFQKPNPFPAMSIYDNVIAGLKLTGTRVSRDEKDAIVERCLTSAGLWKEVKDRLRQPGGGLSGGQQQRLCIARSLAVQPKILLMDEPCSALDPTSTRVIEETMVELQKEVTIVIVTHNMQQAQRVSQQCAFFLASQGTPGAIVEHGDTDAMFSEPQDQRTHDYVNGVFG from the coding sequence ATGCACGCTCCGACGACCACGGTGACGGCCACTCAGCCGCTCGCATCGCTCCAGGCGCGTGACATCAGTGCGTGGTTCGGCGACCACAAGGTGCTCGACCGGGTGTCGCTGACCATGGAGGCCGGCCAGGTGACCGCGCTGATCGGGCCCTCCGGATGCGGCAAGTCGACGTTCCTGCGCATCCTGAACCGGATGCACGAACTAGTGCCGTCGGCATCGCTCGCCGGTGAGGTGCTGATCGACGGTGAGGACATTTACGACGCGTCGAAGAAGCTGACCGACGCGCGCCGCAACATCGGCATGGTCTTCCAGAAGCCGAACCCGTTCCCGGCGATGTCGATCTACGACAACGTGATCGCCGGGCTGAAGCTCACCGGCACGCGGGTGTCCCGTGATGAGAAGGACGCGATCGTCGAGCGTTGCCTCACCTCGGCCGGCCTGTGGAAAGAGGTCAAGGACCGGCTGCGGCAGCCCGGCGGTGGTCTCTCGGGCGGTCAGCAGCAGCGGCTGTGCATCGCGCGGTCGCTTGCGGTGCAGCCGAAGATCCTGCTGATGGACGAGCCCTGCTCGGCGCTGGACCCGACCTCGACCCGGGTGATCGAGGAGACCATGGTGGAGCTGCAGAAAGAGGTGACGATTGTGATCGTGACCCACAACATGCAGCAGGCGCAGCGGGTGTCACAGCAGTGCGCGTTCTTCCTCGCCTCGCAGGGCACCCCGGGCGCGATCGTCGAGCACGGCGACACCGACGCGATGTTCAGTGAGCCGCAGGATCAGCGCACCCACGACTACGTGAACGGTGTGTTCGGGTAG
- a CDS encoding sortase, translating to MTTEELTATAPGEVAPDQTRTRQLPAVRLPRLRPARSARGGPDRATSAGGSGMPPVKLLNVPPAAVLTPRVKDTRYWVGVAWLTISALVLGFLLHVVVISGLQHQRAQTLGYDELRDSLAKSETPVSQIDFTDNPVAAGTPLALLEIPKLGLRQVIVEGTTAETLREAPGHRRDSVLPGQAGTSVILGRQTTYGGPFGTLSRLQPGDVIRVTTGQGVNTFEVFGLRRAGDPQPAAPSRGEGRLELVTADGPALFLTGALHLDAALVSDTQDTPGRIFTETALPPEERALGVDSSGWAVVIVYLMLMVAAAVGTRWAWRHLGRWQTWLAGAPVLLIVGMGTADAIVNIMPNLI from the coding sequence ATGACGACCGAGGAACTGACGGCCACCGCCCCGGGCGAGGTCGCCCCAGACCAGACCCGCACTCGCCAGCTGCCTGCTGTGCGGTTGCCACGCCTGCGTCCCGCCCGCAGTGCACGCGGCGGCCCGGACAGGGCAACGTCCGCCGGCGGGTCGGGGATGCCGCCCGTGAAACTGCTCAACGTGCCGCCTGCGGCCGTGCTGACCCCGCGCGTGAAGGACACTCGGTACTGGGTGGGCGTGGCCTGGCTGACCATCTCGGCGCTGGTGCTGGGCTTCCTGTTGCACGTCGTCGTCATCTCGGGCCTGCAACACCAGCGTGCGCAGACGCTCGGCTACGACGAGCTGCGCGACTCGCTCGCCAAATCGGAGACACCGGTCAGCCAGATCGATTTCACCGACAACCCCGTGGCCGCCGGCACTCCACTGGCGCTGCTGGAGATCCCCAAACTGGGACTGCGTCAGGTGATTGTCGAGGGGACCACCGCAGAGACCCTTCGCGAGGCTCCTGGCCATCGACGCGACTCGGTGCTCCCCGGCCAGGCCGGCACCAGCGTGATCCTGGGCAGACAAACCACCTACGGCGGACCGTTCGGCACATTATCCCGGCTGCAACCCGGCGACGTGATCCGCGTCACCACCGGCCAGGGCGTGAACACCTTCGAGGTCTTCGGCCTGCGCCGCGCCGGCGACCCACAGCCCGCCGCCCCAAGCCGCGGGGAAGGCCGGCTGGAACTGGTCACCGCGGACGGCCCTGCCCTGTTCCTCACCGGTGCGCTGCACCTCGACGCCGCGCTCGTATCCGACACCCAGGACACGCCCGGCCGAATCTTCACGGAGACGGCGTTGCCGCCCGAGGAACGCGCCCTCGGCGTCGACTCCTCAGGCTGGGCGGTCGTCATCGTCTATCTCATGCTCATGGTCGCCGCAGCCGTCGGCACTAGGTGGGCATGGCGGCACCTTGGCCGCTGGCAGACCTGGCTCGCCGGGGCGCCCGTGCTGCTGATCGTCGGCATGGGCACCGCCGATGCGATCGTCAACATCATGCCCAACTTGATCTGA